Proteins from a genomic interval of Rubinisphaera italica:
- a CDS encoding NAD(P)/FAD-dependent oxidoreductase — translation MAKLPEHVLIVGGGIIGLSSAHFLSEAGVQVTVIDQGKIGAACSHGNCGLINPSHVFPLPRPGAFKNAIKALLKPNGPFRVQPTLNPQLYFWLLRFARNGNLKAMRHAGWARHHLLTFSREFYRDFISGNQIDCDFEERGCLFVYGTKHTLDEHDQFDAMMTKEYGVGAEKLTGDELEKMEPAFLPGVAAGAWFYPQDAHLRADKLIKGWRKLLEERGVKFREMTRVSEFVPAQRQIKSIEVCDVNSNATETLPCDALVVATGSWTPMLNKQLGYKIPIQPGKGYSLTMPRPEICPKIPMILEDEKVAITPMASGYRLGSTMEFVGYDTTINPKRLELLTKGATKYMRDPVGKMIEEQWYGWRPMTPNGLPLIGPTPKYQNVFVAAGHNMIGIMTAPATGRLVSELILQKQPSIDPKPYAVA, via the coding sequence ATGGCGAAACTTCCTGAGCATGTTTTAATTGTTGGTGGCGGTATCATCGGATTATCTTCGGCTCATTTTTTGAGTGAAGCCGGCGTGCAGGTGACGGTGATCGATCAGGGAAAGATCGGGGCGGCTTGTTCGCATGGGAATTGTGGTCTGATCAATCCGAGCCATGTTTTTCCGCTGCCGCGTCCGGGGGCATTCAAGAATGCGATTAAGGCTTTGTTAAAGCCCAATGGGCCATTTCGTGTTCAGCCAACACTCAATCCCCAACTCTATTTCTGGTTGCTGCGCTTTGCCAGAAATGGGAATTTGAAAGCAATGCGTCATGCCGGCTGGGCCCGGCATCATTTATTGACATTTTCGAGGGAGTTTTATCGAGATTTTATCTCAGGCAATCAAATCGATTGCGACTTCGAAGAACGGGGCTGCCTGTTCGTTTACGGCACGAAGCACACGCTCGATGAGCACGATCAATTTGATGCAATGATGACAAAAGAGTACGGCGTTGGTGCCGAGAAATTGACTGGCGATGAACTGGAGAAGATGGAACCAGCATTCTTGCCGGGAGTTGCAGCGGGAGCGTGGTTTTACCCACAGGATGCTCATTTACGAGCCGATAAACTGATCAAAGGCTGGCGGAAACTTCTCGAAGAACGCGGAGTGAAGTTTCGTGAAATGACACGCGTTTCAGAATTTGTACCAGCTCAAAGACAAATCAAATCGATTGAAGTTTGCGACGTCAATTCGAATGCAACGGAAACTCTGCCTTGCGATGCCCTTGTAGTTGCGACAGGCTCGTGGACTCCAATGCTGAATAAGCAACTCGGTTATAAAATTCCGATTCAGCCGGGCAAAGGCTATTCGCTGACCATGCCTCGCCCTGAAATCTGTCCGAAAATTCCGATGATTCTGGAAGATGAAAAAGTCGCCATCACACCAATGGCAAGTGGTTATCGACTCGGCTCGACAATGGAATTTGTTGGCTACGATACGACGATCAATCCGAAACGTCTTGAATTGTTGACCAAAGGAGCCACGAAGTATATGCGGGATCCTGTCGGGAAAATGATCGAAGAACAATGGTACGGCTGGCGACCAATGACTCCGAACGGCTTACCCTTGATTGGCCCGACTCCGAAATATCAAAATGTCTTCGTTGCAGCAGGCCACAATATGATCGGCATTATGACTGCCCCCGCCACGGGCCGACTAGTTTCAGAATTGATTTTGCAGAAGCAGCCGAGCATTGATCCGAAGCCGTATGCAGTCGCCTGA
- the hslU gene encoding ATP-dependent protease ATPase subunit HslU has translation MSTTDQPTPASYFEMTPQEIVDSLDRHIIGQQQAKRAVAIALRNRYRWRQLEDDVRKEITPKNIIMIGPTGVGKTEITRRLASMAGAPFIKIEATKYTEVGYYGRDVESMIRDLVEASITLVRNKKSIEVRSKAEQRVEDRLLELLLPDAPTSWNPDVKSEDFDDKHARSREKFREMLKNGSLEEREVELQVEQRSSPVQVFSNMGMDQMDMDVQNMFEKIMPKKQKNRKVSIADARKILLEQETDALMDRDAIAEEAIALAENSGIVFIDEIDKICGSQDSGKNSDVSRQGVQRDLLPIVEGTTVQTKHGSIKTEYMLFIAAGAFHRSRPADLMPELQGRFPIRVELQDLNRDDLLRILTEPTNSLTTQYQQLLAIDGVTLTYTQDGIDALADMAYQVNQSTQNIGARRLHTMLERLLEDVSFQAPNDDLKEVVIDAVYVKKQLSEIASDEDLSKFIL, from the coding sequence ATGAGCACAACTGATCAACCCACCCCGGCTTCCTACTTCGAAATGACACCACAGGAAATTGTCGACTCACTCGATCGTCATATCATTGGACAACAACAGGCCAAACGAGCAGTCGCGATTGCTCTGCGAAATCGATACCGCTGGCGTCAACTTGAAGATGATGTCCGTAAAGAGATCACGCCGAAAAATATTATCATGATTGGACCGACTGGCGTCGGGAAAACGGAAATCACTCGTCGACTGGCCAGCATGGCCGGGGCTCCGTTTATCAAAATTGAAGCGACGAAGTATACCGAAGTTGGTTATTACGGTCGCGATGTCGAGAGCATGATTCGCGATCTGGTCGAAGCTTCGATCACGCTTGTACGAAACAAGAAGAGTATCGAAGTTCGCAGCAAAGCCGAACAGCGAGTTGAAGATCGTCTTCTGGAATTGCTGCTGCCAGATGCTCCGACGTCCTGGAATCCTGATGTGAAATCCGAAGACTTCGACGACAAGCACGCGCGCAGCCGTGAGAAATTTCGCGAGATGCTCAAGAATGGCTCTCTGGAAGAACGTGAAGTCGAACTACAGGTGGAACAACGCTCCTCTCCCGTGCAGGTATTTTCCAACATGGGCATGGATCAAATGGATATGGATGTCCAGAACATGTTTGAGAAGATCATGCCGAAGAAGCAGAAGAATCGCAAAGTTTCGATTGCCGATGCCCGCAAGATTCTGCTCGAACAGGAAACCGATGCGCTGATGGATCGCGACGCGATTGCAGAGGAAGCGATCGCTCTGGCGGAAAACTCCGGTATCGTCTTCATCGATGAGATCGACAAAATCTGCGGCTCTCAGGATTCTGGTAAGAATTCGGATGTGAGCCGTCAGGGAGTGCAGCGGGATCTGCTGCCGATAGTTGAAGGAACCACCGTGCAAACCAAGCATGGTTCCATCAAAACCGAATACATGCTGTTCATTGCAGCTGGGGCTTTTCATCGGTCTCGTCCAGCAGACCTGATGCCGGAACTGCAGGGTCGATTTCCAATCCGCGTGGAACTGCAGGATTTGAATCGTGATGACTTACTGCGAATTTTAACCGAACCCACAAACTCATTGACGACTCAGTATCAACAACTGCTGGCGATTGACGGGGTTACTCTGACTTATACTCAAGATGGAATCGATGCTTTGGCTGATATGGCTTATCAGGTGAATCAATCCACCCAGAACATTGGAGCCCGCCGCCTGCATACGATGTTGGAACGCTTGCTTGAAGATGTCAGTTTCCAGGCACCCAATGACGATTTAAAAGAAGTTGTGATCGATGCCGTGTATGTTAAAAAGCAATTGAGCGAAATTGCGAGTGATGAAGATTTGAGTAAGTTTATTTTGTAG
- the hslV gene encoding ATP-dependent protease subunit HslV, which yields MTQYSKVKARSTTILTVRHQGKVAIGGDGQVTYGDNVLKNDTKKVRRILNGDVIVGFAGSTADAFALMERFETKAKDFPGNIPRAATELARDWRTDRVLRKLEALMIVVNPDHSLLITGQGDVVSPQDDIIGIGSGGNYAVAAARALVRHSNLSAKEIVEQSLTIASEIDIYTNSNLTIEEIDEAK from the coding sequence ATGACTCAATATTCCAAAGTAAAAGCCCGTTCGACAACCATACTTACCGTTCGGCATCAAGGTAAGGTTGCCATTGGTGGAGATGGCCAGGTGACTTACGGTGATAATGTCCTCAAGAACGATACGAAAAAAGTTCGCCGCATTCTCAATGGCGATGTCATCGTCGGCTTCGCAGGATCGACCGCCGATGCATTCGCCCTGATGGAACGCTTTGAAACGAAAGCCAAAGACTTTCCCGGTAACATTCCTAGAGCCGCCACCGAACTGGCCCGCGACTGGCGGACAGATCGTGTGCTGCGGAAATTGGAAGCGTTGATGATTGTGGTGAACCCTGATCATTCCCTGTTAATCACTGGCCAGGGCGATGTGGTCAGTCCTCAGGATGACATCATTGGAATTGGATCGGGAGGTAATTATGCCGTCGCCGCTGCACGGGCACTTGTCCGACATTCTAATTTGTCCGCCAAAGAAATTGTTGAACAGTCATTAACGATCGCTTCGGAAATTGACATTTACACGAACAGCAATCTGACAATCGAAGAAATTGATGAAGCCAAATAA
- a CDS encoding SlyX family protein, with translation MTQDQDSSLERIVSLESLVTHLQYDLEQISKVVHSQQQKIDDLQRQIDLWVEQSESDGFELPDPLQEKPPHY, from the coding sequence GTGACGCAGGATCAGGATTCTTCCCTCGAGCGGATTGTGAGCCTCGAATCGCTCGTGACGCATCTGCAGTATGATCTCGAACAGATCAGCAAAGTAGTGCATAGCCAGCAACAGAAAATCGATGATCTGCAGCGGCAGATAGATTTGTGGGTAGAACAGTCTGAATCCGACGGCTTCGAACTGCCAGATCCTTTACAGGAAAAACCGCCTCACTATTGA
- a CDS encoding outer membrane protein assembly factor BamB family protein has product MRTFIICTLMLFGTATVQADDWLQFRGTLNNAIVTGPQLPDSFDNISWTAPLEGRGTSSPIVVRDRVIVTGCKGPRQDRLTVTCFNTADGSQMWHREFWATGRTICHEKMSVATPTPASDSERIFAFYSSNDVACLDLEGNLLWYRGLTFDYPNVSNSLGMSSSVVVKDGTVVCMAENDTQSMTFGLNAEDGTTRWQLERPRAANWTSPAVWPGEESLVLLQSSEGVTAVEAQSGKTVWEYLDGASTIPSLTVLNGVAFVPSNGLTAIKPGVSDSTVPEIVWQGSQLNPSTVSPVVTDTQAFVINGAGVLSCADATTGERLWQCRLSGKFSATPIISGDKLYCINEQGVAQVVQLGPEEGSVINSHDFSTTILAAPAAADGAIYFRGDNQLWKVE; this is encoded by the coding sequence ATGAGAACATTTATAATTTGTACTTTGATGCTCTTTGGCACTGCTACCGTTCAAGCAGACGACTGGCTGCAGTTTCGGGGCACATTGAATAACGCCATAGTCACGGGGCCACAACTCCCCGATTCATTCGACAACATTTCCTGGACCGCTCCTCTCGAAGGTCGAGGGACGTCTTCTCCAATTGTTGTGAGAGATCGAGTGATTGTCACCGGCTGTAAAGGACCGCGGCAGGATCGATTGACTGTCACCTGCTTCAATACAGCTGATGGTTCACAGATGTGGCATCGTGAATTCTGGGCGACCGGACGCACAATCTGCCACGAGAAAATGTCCGTCGCCACTCCAACTCCAGCCAGCGATAGCGAACGTATTTTTGCGTTCTACTCATCGAACGATGTCGCTTGCCTCGATCTGGAAGGAAATCTGTTGTGGTATCGCGGGTTGACGTTCGACTATCCGAATGTGAGTAATAGCCTCGGGATGTCGTCCTCTGTCGTTGTCAAAGATGGAACCGTTGTCTGCATGGCTGAGAACGATACCCAATCGATGACCTTCGGCTTGAATGCCGAAGATGGCACCACCCGCTGGCAGTTAGAACGTCCCCGAGCAGCGAACTGGACTTCGCCAGCCGTCTGGCCGGGAGAGGAGTCGCTGGTCTTGTTGCAATCGTCGGAAGGGGTGACCGCCGTTGAAGCTCAATCCGGCAAAACGGTCTGGGAATATCTCGATGGAGCCTCGACAATTCCCTCGTTAACGGTTCTCAATGGCGTGGCGTTTGTCCCCTCGAACGGCCTGACGGCTATCAAGCCAGGCGTGAGTGATTCTACGGTTCCAGAAATCGTCTGGCAGGGAAGTCAATTGAATCCGTCGACGGTCAGTCCAGTGGTGACTGACACTCAGGCATTCGTCATCAATGGAGCGGGTGTGCTCAGTTGTGCGGATGCAACAACAGGCGAACGACTCTGGCAGTGTCGACTTTCCGGAAAATTTAGTGCAACGCCGATTATCTCCGGCGACAAACTGTACTGCATCAACGAACAGGGAGTTGCCCAAGTCGTACAGTTAGGACCAGAAGAAGGCTCTGTAATCAACAGCCACGATTTCTCAACAACAATCCTCGCCGCCCCAGCCGCAGCTGATGGTGCGATTTATTTTCGGGGTGATAATCAGTTGTGGAAGGTGGAGTAA
- the crcB gene encoding fluoride efflux transporter CrcB, which yields MFLDVIAVGLGGAVGAVSRYFLSGWMMQKYPQFEPAGTLLVNVLGCFLIGLLVALEMQNVMTGRKWRAFAITGCLGSLTTFSTFGYQTVVLARDRSFGWATVNVASNLILGIVAILIGMLIGRLFAR from the coding sequence ATGTTTCTCGATGTCATCGCAGTCGGTTTAGGGGGAGCAGTCGGGGCAGTTTCCCGATACTTTCTTTCCGGTTGGATGATGCAGAAATATCCTCAGTTTGAACCAGCCGGCACATTGCTAGTGAATGTGCTGGGCTGTTTTCTGATCGGCTTGCTGGTCGCATTGGAGATGCAAAACGTAATGACCGGCCGGAAATGGCGAGCGTTTGCCATCACTGGCTGCCTCGGCTCTCTCACTACGTTTTCAACCTTCGGCTATCAGACAGTCGTACTCGCCCGAGACCGCAGCTTCGGTTGGGCAACAGTGAATGTGGCCAGCAATCTGATTCTAGGCATTGTCGCAATACTGATTGGAATGTTAATCGGGCGACTGTTTGCTCGTTAG
- a CDS encoding (Fe-S)-binding protein gives MQVALFVPCYIDQLYPNVAWATLELLEKLGCEVTIPDAPVCCGQPMANTGCWDDARPLAKSFIEQYDQYEYIVCPSGSCTSMIVNHYHDLVGEDAQYERIRLKTFELCAFLTDVLKVEKLDVSFPHKVGLHQSCHGLRELQLGSCSEVMGEEFSKARTLLEMVDGIELVDLTRKDECCGFGGTFAVSEEAVSCMMGNDRIHDHEHAGAEVITAGDMSCLMHLDGLIKRQKKPIRTMHIAEILAGRDVAVQT, from the coding sequence ATGCAAGTTGCCCTGTTTGTTCCCTGCTATATCGATCAGCTCTATCCCAATGTGGCCTGGGCGACTCTCGAATTGCTCGAAAAGCTCGGTTGTGAAGTTACCATTCCCGATGCCCCCGTCTGCTGCGGACAACCGATGGCCAATACGGGCTGCTGGGACGATGCCCGGCCTCTGGCGAAAAGTTTCATCGAGCAGTACGACCAATACGAATACATCGTCTGTCCCTCCGGAAGCTGCACCTCGATGATCGTCAATCACTATCACGATCTCGTTGGTGAAGATGCCCAATACGAACGTATCCGCCTCAAAACGTTTGAACTCTGTGCGTTTCTGACCGATGTTCTCAAAGTCGAGAAACTAGACGTTTCGTTTCCGCACAAAGTGGGACTGCATCAAAGTTGCCACGGTTTGCGGGAACTTCAACTCGGCTCCTGCAGTGAAGTGATGGGCGAAGAGTTCAGCAAAGCCCGCACGCTCTTGGAAATGGTCGACGGGATTGAACTGGTCGATTTAACCCGTAAAGACGAATGCTGTGGATTCGGTGGAACATTTGCCGTTTCGGAGGAAGCGGTTTCCTGCATGATGGGAAATGACCGAATTCACGACCATGAACATGCCGGAGCCGAGGTGATTACTGCGGGAGATATGTCCTGCCTGATGCACCTGGATGGCTTGATCAAACGCCAGAAAAAACCAATCCGCACAATGCATATTGCCGAAATCCTGGCTGGTCGAGATGTTGCTGTTCAAACATAA
- a CDS encoding ABC transporter permease subunit — protein sequence MLAGPIFTREALTLPRQMKSYLIRAGYLFAFFVLLYTASQATFGWQQYRSIGATARFGAYVFQIFAFVQLTLLIFAGLLFSAGNVAAEKDRRTMLLLLMTDLKDRELVIGKLLASLLNVFTLLLCSLPMFIFIRILGGVSLSQIGWALAITAASTYVAGSWGVFVAFWREKTFQTLSVGLLGFVAFLAFVELITFLVGAETTAGRWIGALDPYRALLTVVSPFSSTDLTRIGQLSMWPTFSVLVGLALILNVATIVNLRRWNPSKTIYIAAKNNESGGRTREARTVWSQPIIWREIMTKAYGRKVFLIKLAYVIFAIFIGYAMLGTPSSALVLGMISWPGLGFILLGLLSLLLINAQAVTSVTSERDGQTLEVLLVTEISASQFIYGKLAGVFYNAKEAILLPLIYVLTMYGFGAISGTQTFYVVTGYLMLSIFCAMLGMHAAISFENSRTAIINSMGTVFFLFIGIFICMILIVEARSSFALQLPSFLIFIVGGSIGLWVSLTHKNPSPALTLAAGVLPFGTFYAITAFLLGESFSVFLCVCVAYGFTALAMLVPAISEFDLALGRSSIEKS from the coding sequence TTGTTAGCCGGACCGATTTTTACCCGAGAAGCCTTAACGCTGCCCCGTCAGATGAAGAGTTATCTGATTCGAGCCGGGTATCTGTTCGCGTTCTTCGTTCTTTTGTACACTGCTTCCCAGGCAACATTCGGCTGGCAGCAATATCGCAGTATTGGTGCGACCGCTCGATTTGGAGCCTACGTCTTCCAGATTTTTGCCTTCGTTCAGCTGACGTTGCTGATTTTTGCTGGCCTGCTGTTCTCTGCCGGGAATGTCGCTGCGGAGAAAGATCGCCGGACGATGCTCCTGCTGCTGATGACCGATCTGAAAGATCGTGAGTTAGTCATCGGAAAGCTGCTGGCGAGTTTGCTGAATGTCTTCACATTGCTCCTCTGCTCGCTGCCGATGTTTATTTTTATCCGGATTCTGGGTGGGGTCAGTCTTTCGCAAATCGGCTGGGCGCTGGCAATCACCGCTGCCTCGACCTATGTGGCCGGAAGTTGGGGCGTGTTTGTGGCGTTCTGGCGGGAAAAGACATTTCAGACACTTTCCGTTGGCTTGCTCGGCTTTGTCGCGTTTCTGGCTTTCGTTGAACTGATCACATTTCTGGTCGGGGCAGAGACGACAGCCGGGCGGTGGATTGGAGCTTTGGATCCTTATCGAGCCTTGCTGACGGTCGTCAGTCCATTTTCTTCGACCGATTTGACCCGCATCGGCCAGCTTTCGATGTGGCCAACTTTCAGCGTGCTCGTCGGACTGGCGTTGATCTTGAACGTGGCCACGATCGTCAATTTACGACGCTGGAATCCTTCGAAGACGATTTATATTGCCGCGAAGAATAACGAATCGGGTGGCCGAACCCGTGAAGCGCGGACCGTCTGGTCGCAGCCGATTATCTGGCGCGAAATCATGACGAAAGCATACGGGCGTAAGGTCTTTCTGATCAAACTCGCCTATGTCATTTTCGCCATTTTCATTGGCTACGCGATGCTCGGCACCCCCTCCTCGGCTCTCGTGCTCGGCATGATTTCCTGGCCGGGGCTGGGATTCATTTTGCTCGGCTTGCTGTCCCTGTTGTTAATCAATGCTCAAGCGGTGACGTCCGTGACAAGTGAGCGAGATGGGCAGACGCTCGAAGTGCTGCTGGTGACGGAAATCAGCGCCAGCCAATTCATTTACGGCAAGCTCGCGGGTGTGTTCTACAATGCCAAAGAAGCGATTTTGCTGCCGTTGATTTATGTTTTAACGATGTACGGATTTGGGGCGATTTCCGGAACACAAACCTTTTATGTGGTGACGGGTTACCTGATGCTCAGTATCTTTTGTGCGATGCTCGGCATGCATGCGGCGATCAGTTTTGAGAACTCGCGAACTGCAATCATAAACAGCATGGGGACGGTCTTTTTCCTGTTCATCGGAATTTTCATCTGTATGATCCTGATCGTCGAAGCCCGCTCTTCGTTTGCTCTGCAGTTGCCGAGTTTCCTGATCTTTATCGTCGGCGGAAGTATTGGCCTGTGGGTCTCTCTGACACACAAAAACCCCTCACCTGCCTTAACACTGGCAGCCGGCGTCCTCCCCTTCGGCACCTTTTACGCGATCACCGCGTTCCTGCTGGGAGAATCCTTCAGCGTCTTCCTCTGCGTCTGCGTCGCCTACGGCTTCACCGCCCTGGCCATGCTCGTCCCCGCCATCAGCGAATTCGATTTGGCGCTGGGACGATCCTCGATTGAAAAATCGTAG
- a CDS encoding REP-associated tyrosine transposase — MITKSSHDDALYAHFVTFSCYRNRNLLDHDQAKRVVLGVLDSQRLIQSARILGFVMMPNHVHALIWFPQTGQLSQFMKQWKQRTSKIIRRDVMPMLPAYQKQIEDGSAFWQRKYHAFQVWSDEKLIEKLNYMHLNPVRAGFVDRATDWRWSSARHYEWNRTVGIPIEWCPTG; from the coding sequence ATGATAACAAAATCAAGCCATGACGATGCTTTGTATGCTCATTTCGTAACGTTCTCATGTTATCGAAATCGAAACTTACTTGATCACGATCAGGCAAAACGCGTGGTGCTTGGTGTCCTCGATTCTCAACGACTAATCCAGTCGGCAAGAATATTGGGATTTGTGATGATGCCGAATCATGTGCATGCATTGATCTGGTTTCCGCAAACAGGCCAGCTCTCACAATTCATGAAACAGTGGAAACAACGAACCTCAAAAATTATCCGTCGTGATGTGATGCCGATGTTACCGGCTTACCAGAAACAAATCGAAGATGGGAGTGCCTTCTGGCAACGCAAATATCATGCGTTTCAAGTCTGGTCCGATGAAAAACTGATCGAGAAACTAAACTACATGCATCTCAATCCCGTTCGTGCAGGTTTCGTTGATAGAGCGACTGACTGGAGATGGAGTTCTGCCCGACATTATGAGTGGAATCGAACCGTTGGAATTCCGATCGAATGGTGTCCAACGGGATAA